A genome region from Flavobacterium sp. includes the following:
- a CDS encoding triple tyrosine motif-containing protein, which yields MKTKLSVLLFLMNFLLFSQELPPIVKYSTSVYGAGNQSWMISQDDENYLYFANNDGLLEYNGTSWQLYPGPNETIIRSVKVIGNKVFTGSYMNFGYWARSEDGKLKYTSLSDKIKNKILDDEQFWNILKYDQWILFQSLNRIYIYDTKAKRFNIIAPKNGVVKSFATKNAIYFQTTKEGLFEIESGRAKLVSDNPTLKKFTIANVFATDEGLLIQTQLDGIYKLVGNSLTRVTTDVDSELKSSFVYSSQRLQDGSFALGTVSNGVFILSDKGKLKYHLTQSKGLSNNTALSLFEDKDQNLWVGLDNGINCINIQSPVHSFTDDTGVLGTVYASAVFNGMLYIGTNQGLFCKPTQSNSEFKFINGTKGQVWSLFTYDNTLFCGHDSGTFIVTNDSARSIFSASGTWKFEPVPGNKNQLIQGNYYGLSVLEKINNQWIFKNKIHGFDYSSRYFEITKNLDVYVSHEYKGIFRLKLGKSLLKAHDFYTYKSPQKGNSASLTTFNNSIYYAYKGGIFKLNPKTRQFEKDTVLSSIFEKDEYTSGKLIVDNSNKIWLFSKNYIHYFSASKLSNQLKQNIIPIPSSLTNSMLGYENITQISKSTYLIGTTDGYYTLNIDDLSFKNYSVFITDITINKQNENFKNVGITSEGSFRHDENNITLNYTVPEYNKYINSEYQYSLEGFQNEWSEWSTKATANFKNLPPGKYTFKVRAKYANTILPNTAVYTFVVLKPWYLTNLACFIYLLLMIALGYFINKAYRNYYQKQKEKLIEENNLLLEIKELENEQELMRIRNEQLSQDVDNKNRELAVSTMSLNSKNELLAFIKEDLKKTAQNDSSNIKSVISTINKNITEEDSWNVFKEAFDNADKDFLKRIKQMHPALTPNDLRLCAYLRLNLSSKEIAPMFNISVRSVEIKRYRLRKKMDLQHEIGLVEYILAV from the coding sequence TTGAAAACTAAACTATCTGTACTGCTGTTTTTGATGAATTTCCTGCTGTTTTCGCAAGAACTTCCTCCCATTGTTAAATATTCTACTTCTGTTTATGGAGCCGGAAATCAAAGCTGGATGATTTCTCAGGACGATGAAAACTATTTGTATTTTGCTAATAATGATGGACTTTTAGAATATAACGGAACCAGCTGGCAATTGTATCCGGGGCCGAATGAAACCATTATTCGTTCGGTAAAAGTTATTGGTAATAAAGTCTTTACGGGCAGTTATATGAATTTTGGCTACTGGGCCAGAAGCGAAGATGGTAAATTAAAATACACCTCACTCAGCGATAAAATCAAAAATAAAATTCTGGATGATGAGCAGTTTTGGAATATTTTAAAATACGATCAATGGATTCTGTTTCAATCTTTAAACCGAATTTATATTTATGATACCAAAGCCAAAAGGTTTAATATTATTGCACCTAAAAATGGTGTAGTAAAATCATTTGCGACTAAAAATGCGATTTATTTTCAAACAACAAAAGAAGGGCTTTTTGAAATTGAAAGCGGCAGGGCAAAATTAGTTTCAGATAATCCAACTCTGAAGAAATTTACAATTGCGAATGTTTTTGCAACAGATGAAGGTTTGCTAATTCAAACGCAGTTAGATGGAATTTATAAACTTGTTGGAAATTCGCTGACAAGAGTTACTACTGATGTAGATTCAGAATTAAAATCGAGTTTTGTTTACAGCAGCCAGCGTCTTCAGGACGGAAGTTTTGCATTAGGAACAGTTTCAAACGGAGTTTTTATTTTATCAGATAAAGGAAAACTAAAATATCATTTAACGCAAAGCAAAGGTTTGAGTAATAATACCGCTTTGTCTCTTTTTGAAGATAAAGACCAGAATTTATGGGTTGGACTTGACAACGGAATTAACTGTATCAACATTCAGTCACCTGTTCATAGTTTTACAGATGATACAGGAGTTTTAGGAACGGTTTACGCATCGGCAGTTTTTAACGGAATGCTGTACATTGGAACCAATCAGGGATTGTTTTGTAAGCCAACGCAAAGCAATTCTGAATTCAAATTTATAAATGGTACAAAAGGTCAGGTTTGGTCTTTGTTTACTTATGATAATACACTTTTCTGCGGACACGATTCCGGAACTTTTATCGTTACAAATGATTCGGCGAGAAGTATATTTTCAGCTTCGGGAACCTGGAAATTTGAACCGGTTCCGGGAAATAAAAATCAGTTAATTCAGGGAAATTATTATGGACTTTCGGTTTTAGAAAAAATAAATAATCAATGGATTTTTAAAAACAAAATTCATGGGTTTGATTATTCTTCCCGTTATTTCGAAATCACAAAAAATCTCGATGTCTATGTGAGCCACGAATACAAAGGAATTTTTAGATTAAAACTAGGCAAATCACTTTTAAAAGCACATGATTTTTATACTTACAAATCTCCTCAAAAAGGAAACAGCGCCAGTTTAACCACTTTTAATAATTCGATTTATTATGCTTACAAAGGCGGAATTTTTAAATTAAATCCTAAAACCAGACAATTTGAAAAAGATACTGTTTTGAGTTCAATTTTCGAAAAAGACGAATATACATCAGGAAAATTAATTGTAGATAATTCAAACAAAATCTGGTTATTTTCTAAAAACTACATTCATTATTTTTCGGCCAGTAAATTAAGTAATCAGTTAAAGCAGAATATAATTCCGATTCCGTCTTCGCTAACCAATTCAATGTTAGGTTATGAAAATATTACACAAATTTCAAAATCAACTTATTTAATTGGAACTACTGATGGTTATTATACTTTAAATATTGATGATTTGAGTTTTAAAAACTACAGCGTTTTTATTACTGATATCACCATAAATAAACAAAACGAAAACTTCAAAAATGTCGGAATTACAAGTGAAGGTAGTTTCCGTCACGACGAAAATAACATCACGCTCAATTACACGGTACCTGAGTACAATAAGTATATTAATTCTGAATATCAATATTCGCTGGAAGGTTTTCAAAATGAATGGAGCGAATGGAGTACAAAAGCAACGGCAAATTTTAAAAACCTGCCTCCGGGAAAATATACTTTTAAAGTAAGAGCAAAATATGCCAATACCATTCTGCCAAATACAGCCGTTTATACATTTGTGGTTTTGAAACCTTGGTATTTAACAAATCTTGCTTGTTTCATATATCTCCTTTTAATGATTGCACTCGGATATTTTATTAATAAAGCGTATCGTAATTATTATCAAAAACAAAAAGAAAAGCTTATTGAAGAAAATAATCTTCTTTTAGAAATTAAAGAATTAGAAAACGAGCAGGAATTAATGCGAATTCGTAATGAACAGCTTTCTCAGGACGTTGATAATAAAAATCGCGAACTCGCAGTTTCGACAATGAGTTTGAATAGTAAAAACGAATTATTAGCTTTTATTAAAGAAGATTTAAAGAAAACAGCCCAAAACGACAGTTCAAATATCAAATCTGTAATTAGTACGATTAATAAAAATATTACCGAAGAAGATTCGTGGAATGTATTTAAAGAAGCATTCGATAATGCCGATAAAGATTTCTTAAAAAGAATAAAACAAATGCATCCGGCCTTAACGCCAAACGACCTGCGTTTATGTGCTTATCTTCGATTAAATCTATCTTCAAAAGAGATTGCTCCAATGTTTAATATTTCGGTTCGAAGTGTTGAGATAAAAAGGTATCGTTTGCGTAAAAAAATGGATTTGCAGCACGAAATCGGTTTAGTTGAATATATTCTGGCTGTATAG